Genomic DNA from Carassius gibelio isolate Cgi1373 ecotype wild population from Czech Republic chromosome B14, carGib1.2-hapl.c, whole genome shotgun sequence:
GTTGATCATCTGACTTTAGCAAATATCCAGCTGGAGTTTGATCCTGTTTTGGTGTGTGTTCATAGTGCCCCATAACGGTCTGGTGGTGTACTGTGGCACCATAGTGACAGAAGAAGGCAAAGAGAAGAAAGTCAACATTGACTTTGAGCCGTTCAAACCCATCAACACCTCTCTGTACCTCTGTGATAACAAGTTCCACACCGAGGTACAATCCCAGTCCAAATCAAGCCTGTTTCCTGAAGCTCGTTGTTCTTGAGATGCTGTATAATCGTCTGTCTTTCTCTAGGCTCTGACGGCGTTGTTGTCAGACGACAGTAAGTTTGGATTCATAGTCATTGATGGAAGTGGAGCTCTGTTCGGGACTCTGCAGGGAAACACCAGAGAAGTGCTGCACAAATTCACTGTGGACCTGCCCAAAAAACACGGTGATCACAGCGTAACACTCACTCTGATCTGACAGCTGCGTCCAGGTGCTTTAGGTGTACTTACTATGTAGCTATGAAGTTTCTTAGAGATTGTGTTATTAAACTACTTTCATAATTCATCTTTAGACTCGTGTGTCTTTCAAAAATTATTAGCAAATCAGTGTTTGATTTGGTAAAGGATGATTGATTTGATTCTAAAGTCTTACTCAATGATTTGTTTGGATCactcgtttctttttttttctttttttttaaatgatctgtGCTGATTATGTAACATTGGTTTATATAAATGAAAACGAATAGGTATTGTACTTTTATTTGGTTTAGTATGAAAACTTGccttgagatatatatatattttttttttaagtaggtaTTTTGAATGATTAGCCTTTGAACATTCATATTgacatttgatcatttttatcaattttgtcCAGTAACTGCCATCTTTACCCAagttttctcttctcttctgttcTTGAGTGTTATTTTATGGAATTAACcccatatttatttcagttaattgatTCCCAATTAATTTGCATCATTACCCGTTTTCCATACAATAAACTTTCTGTAGTTGAatataagatttaaaataattacacattATCCTTCTATGTGTTTATTTAGTGAAAAACCTTCCTTGATTATTCTAAACTACTGTAGATgaattttcaaaatgtaactacgtgcttaaacattttaaatctttcttttttcccctaattattactatttaaattttAGAAGCATAAATATTGAAATTGTTACTGGACActacagctatatatatatattaaaaaatatatatatatatatatatatatatatatatatatatatatatatatatatatatatatatatatattatatatatatattttttttattattattattattgttgtttttttcttctggtaTTCTTGAATACTATTTTATAGAATAAaatccatatgtgtgtgtgtaaacatatgATGATTTTCTCTCTCAGGAAGAGGCGGCCAGTCTGCGCTGCGTTTCGCTCGGTTAAGGATGGAGAAGAGACATAATTACGTGAGGAAGGTGGCAGAGACGGCCGTGCAGCTCTTCGTGTCCAATGATAAGGTCAACGTGGCTGGACTGGTGCTGGCCGGATCCGCAGATTTCAAGACCGAGCTCAGCCAATCAGACATGTTCGACCCGGTAAGAAAGCATGAAGACTGCTCGGCATTTCGTTGTTCTCTGATTAGAAGAATTCCCTTTCCTTGAAATCATTGTTAAGAGTAATATGTAGAAATATGATTCTGTACATAGCTTATCATCGGATGTGACCTAACCGCAGTTTCTTGGTGTTTGGCTAAAGTCTGTCTTTCTGACATCAGTCTGTTGTCTCTCGCAGAGGTTACAGGCGAAAATATTGAAGCTGGTCGACATCTCTTACGGAGGAGAAAACGGCTTTAATCAGGCCATCGAACTGTCCGCTGAGGTCCTGTCCAACGTCAAGTTCATACAGGAGAAGAAATTAATAGGTAAATatcgagcggcaacctcccgctctctctcgtgaggccaataatgaagtgacttaaactgcaattcatcgactggccgcttgaggctggctgcagaagagagtcagtcccatagactccccatgttaaaatgcccaactttacagcagaaaaaaacatgtttacagcctggtccaaaaaattattttggtctatattgctaattttgcccttcatgacaactgtgaggggggtgaatttttttataactcatccgtttaaattatattaagtcttaaagttctgcataattaagggcgtggccacttgagtgacaggtggattgccactgcTGATAATGTAGTCgcactaggtgggcgtggcttcagcaatcagctcccgcctttttgcccattttcgattatccgggagagtcgcgctgTGACGCGCTTCCAAGATGGCGAcagcccgctctgcacactttacgCTTCAAAACCGTTATTgtggagtctatgggtgacgtcacggacactacgtccatatttttttacagtctatggtaaatATAGATTCTTTTGAGTCTCTAACAATCCCAAAGTCTTATTCTGCATTCAGAGATCATTCTAGAACCAAACAACCAAACCCCAGAGTCCTTAAACTCTTAAATTGCTATGTGCAAAGTGATGCAAAGTGATCGATAATGATTgacttttaatgtattatattatgtgtTTATGTTGTAACATGTTGTTGATGGTTATAAGAGTCCATATTTTATCATATTGTAGcaataaaacattgttatttcaaaataagagtccttaAGAGGCTTTcttgtttataattaaaagtcCTGCATTATGCATTATGTTAGTTTTTAAGGttgttatatttaataacaaccataaacaatatttttattgcctatttttaaaaacatttttacattaacaaaatccATGTATTGACACATTAGTTCATTTcagtacatactgtatgtattctACTTGTcaaaaggctacatttatttgatcagaaatacaacatattaaaatgatttttgaaggatcatgtgacactgaagtaatgatgctgaaaattcactccCTATTTTGAAACTAAATCAAATGTTTGACTAGTTTGCTATCCTAAACCGAGCTGAAGGCATTAATGGCGGTGCTCTGTGTCTCAGGGCGATACTTCGATGAGATCAGTCAGGACACGGGGAAGTATTGTTTCGGTGTGGAGGACACACTGAAGGCGCTGGAAATGGGAGCTGCTGAAATTCTCATTGTCTATGAAAACTTAGACACGATGAGATATGTCCTGAGATTGCACGGCGCGGAGGTCAACGGCTTGGAGAAcggtacagacacacacaaaataattcatattatgcaataatattctctgttTACTCCAAACTCTTTTGCCTTCTGGCTCTGTGTTCAGTGTAAGCACGAGCAGTGTTTGTCTCTAATGTGGGTTGTTGTTTCAGCAGACAGTAAGAGATTCGGCAGTGCTTCTGTTATTTCtcctcactgctgtgtgtttcaGATGAGAAAACCATTCATTTGACCCCAGAACAAGAGAAGGACAAATCCCACTTCATAGacaaagaggtgtgtgtgtgtgtgtgtgtcaaaggtTGTATGTGCTGTGAAAACAATTACtttcataattattattcatattttacattttattttttattttcagttttcagttttgttgtttttggctgctttatttatgtgtaaatattactatttaggtttaattacttttgtatttattttctatgttttatttcttgtttattttttttatatattattaattaagaacctatataattttaagttcttattttttttttattttttttttcagtttattcatCTTAAGTTTATTTCAGTTGGTTCCTgagacaacatttctcatttgtttagtttaattgttttatttattatttcatctaaattgtttattgttaatttaacttaatctttatttaaatatttgtaaaatttggCTCTTCTAGTGTATATGCCGATTTGATTAGAATAGCTGGATAGCTAGTCTCtgttaatactgtgtgtgtgtgtgtgtgtgtgtgtgtgtgtgtgtatatatatatatatatatatatatatatatatatatatatatatataattttttttttttttttgtataaataaaactaTGATGAGTCAAAGATAATAAGGAATTTCTATTCTTTAATGGCATGTGCATTGCTGCATCAGGGATTTCCAAACTTTTCTGTCAGCTTGAACcccttttatataaaatatttaaaaaaataatatatttaataaaaaagtccCCTTTCAGATTAAAAGttactattttaataatttataatttattttattatttgtatattgtttttattaatgcatttaaatgtttttagttttttttttacatttttcattttacagagtgTCAGGCAATGCACTTGGTTGCTTGATGATGAAACAGTTGTTCCCCCCTTTCTTTTTACATGTGTAAAGAAGAGCCACCAAATGAAGATATGCAGTAATTTGCATTGCATTAtcataacacactcacacatttgaCAGCCCTGACATGTGTAATGTTTGTGGTGTTGTTGTGCGGCTCAGACGGGTCAGGAACACGAGCTCATCGAGTGCATGCCGCTGCTGGAGTGGTTCGCCAACAGCTATAAGAAGTTCGGAGCGACTCTGGAGATCGTGACGGATAAAAGTCAAGAGGGATCGCAGTTCGTCAAGGGTTTCGGAGGAATCGGAGGTGAGCGAACACTGAATCTGGATTAGTTCACGAATGAAAAGATGTTGATCAAGAATCTTTTTACTGTTTATCACTCACCAAAGTATGGCCTCTCTATTAGGTATTTTGCGGTACCGAGTGGATTTCCAGGGGTTGGATTACCAGGCAGAAGATGAGGAGTTTTTTGATTTGGATGACTACTAGGTAGTCGAGACACAACTTGAGAGAAATCAGTGAAGATTTGAAAAATCATAGGGGAaaatcaaaagttatttttttaccaaatacTCAAAAACACACAGTTTAAGAAGTGTGTCATCTGTCAGTCAAATGAAGGACAGAACCGTTCATGAATAATTAAACAGCCCGGCTTTTAGAGCATTCTGATTGGACAGGATTCATTTTATTCTCTTTCCCTGTTTGAATTAAAGTCACAGAATCCTTCTGACTGTttggacttaatttaaaatgtttattttaagttcCCTGTTCTTCTCATCCCAACTTTTTCCACCATAAATCCACAAATAGTATTCTTCctttattttttagtattttattattattattggcaatgctgtattttgtaatgaataggggaaaacaaaataaatttgaaaattCTGAAGTAAGCTTCTTTCTGTTGGTGTTTTACTGATGTGTGCTCTGTATATTcctcaaaaatgtgtttttattaaaacctTGTTCTGTGCTTCTAGATTGACATTTTTCTATTTATAGACCATTTACTTTTCCACTATATTAATACTATAgcaaacacgttttttttttttttctcattctttttAACACACcagttaataaatataaatacaattattggTCAACTTATTAGAAACAACAATTTTAATCAAGTTTTAAaggtatttaaaattaaaagtgacAGGGGGCTGTGGAACGTTTAAAGataaacagtcaaaaaaaaaaaaaagtaaaaacattgaTTGATTCAT
This window encodes:
- the LOC127971956 gene encoding eukaryotic peptide chain release factor subunit 1, whose amino-acid sequence is MADDPSAADRNVEIWKIKKLIKSLEAARGNGTSMISLIIPPKDQISRVAKMLADEFGTASNIKSRVNRLSVLGAITSVQQRLKLYNKVPHNGLVVYCGTIVTEEGKEKKVNIDFEPFKPINTSLYLCDNKFHTEALTALLSDDSKFGFIVIDGSGALFGTLQGNTREVLHKFTVDLPKKHGRGGQSALRFARLRMEKRHNYVRKVAETAVQLFVSNDKVNVAGLVLAGSADFKTELSQSDMFDPRLQAKILKLVDISYGGENGFNQAIELSAEVLSNVKFIQEKKLIGRYFDEISQDTGKYCFGVEDTLKALEMGAAEILIVYENLDTMRYVLRLHGAEVNGLENDEKTIHLTPEQEKDKSHFIDKETGQEHELIECMPLLEWFANSYKKFGATLEIVTDKSQEGSQFVKGFGGIGGILRYRVDFQGLDYQAEDEEFFDLDDY